A region from the Triticum urartu cultivar G1812 chromosome 1, Tu2.1, whole genome shotgun sequence genome encodes:
- the LOC125550640 gene encoding uncharacterized protein LOC125550640 isoform X2 produces the protein MVQEQKGETSSGMYTYKHHGDKGVDIHEIFVKKSRTRVLLSYCGLILLLAIVCRSLLGKEKLCLQSVWSVTFGILVAKCLQYKPVKKESVVIMPSFGVQLEIHFWSGRVDRHFVPIGKILKPLLNECVTPVTCYWSLALLLRDEEELKLVFQKFRPPVKMLVPIWRALCAFTDSECTSRHSAVSKPNRSEA, from the exons ATGGTACAAGAACAGAAAGGAGAAACATCCAGTGGCATGTATACTTACAAGCATCATGGTGACAAGGGAGTTGATATCCATGAGATTTTCGTTAAGAAGAGCAGAACCCGTGTTCTGCTGTCATACTGTGGCCTCATTTTACTTCTAGCAATTGTCTGCCGATCATTGCTGGGAAAG GAAAAGTTGTGTCTTCAGTCAGTGTGGAGTGTTACCTTTGGAATTCTGGTTGCGAAATGTTTGCAATACAAACCAGTGAAGAAAG AGTCGGTAGTGATAATGCCATCTTTTGGGGTTCAGCTAGAAATACATTTTTGGAG CGGAAGAGTTGACCGTCATTTTGTGCCAATTGGCAAGATTCTAAAGCCACTGCTGAACGAGTGTGTGACACCTGTGACCTGTTACTGGAGCTTGGCGTTGCTTCTGCGTGATGAGGAGGAGCTCAAGCTAGTTTTCCAG AAATTCCGCCCACCTGTCAAAATGTTGGTCCCTATCTGGAGAGCTCTCTGCGCATTCACAGATTCTGAATGCACAagccggcattctgcagtttctAAACCGAACCGTTCAGAAGCGTGA
- the LOC125550640 gene encoding uncharacterized protein LOC125550640 isoform X1 translates to MVQEQKGETSSGMYTYKHHGDKGVDIHEIFVKKSRTRVLLSYCGLILLLAIVCRSLLGKEKLCLQSVWSVTFGILVAKCLQYKPVKKESVVIMPSFGVQLEIHFWSGRVDRHFVPIGKILKPLLNECVTPVTCYWSLALLLRDEEELKLVFQKFRPPVKMLVPIWRALCAFTDSECTSRHSAVSKPNRSEA, encoded by the exons ATGGTACAAGAACAGAAAGGAGAAACATCCAGTGGCATGTATACTTACAAGCATCATGGTGACAAGGGAGTTGATATCCATGAGATTTTCGTTAAGAAGAGCAGAACCCGTGTTCTGCTGTCATACTGTGGCCTCATTTTACTTCTAGCAATTGTCTGCCGATCATTGCTGGGAAAG GAAAAGTTGTGTCTTCAGTCAGTGTGGAGTGTTACCTTTGGAATTCTGGTTGCGAAATGTTTGCAATACAAACCAGTGAAGAAAG AGTCAGTAGTGATAATGCCATCTTTTGGGGTTCAGCTAGAAATACATTTTTGGAG CGGAAGAGTTGACCGTCATTTTGTGCCAATTGGCAAGATTCTAAAGCCACTGCTGAACGAGTGTGTGACACCTGTGACCTGTTACTGGAGCTTGGCGTTGCTTCTGCGTGATGAGGAGGAGCTCAAGCTAGTTTTCCAG AAATTCCGCCCACCTGTCAAAATGTTGGTCCCTATCTGGAGAGCTCTCTGCGCATTCACAGATTCTGAATGCACAagccggcattctgcagtttctAAACCGAACCGTTCAGAAGCGTGA
- the LOC125515088 gene encoding LOB domain-containing protein 15-like, whose amino-acid sequence MSTASDWQQDHEVGKKIKSESAAEADRMMAAARRSSSLPAAGAGPGSTPSFNTMTPCAACKLLRRRCAQECPFSPFFSPLEPHKFASVHKVFGASNVSKMLLEVHESQRGDAANSLVYEANLRLRDPVYGCMGAILTLQQQVHALEAELAAVRAQILKHRYRPAAAAAASAVPNVPPSSHASQLLAAGGHRPAGSLGLAAPAVGPVASASSSTTVYAAASSSTDYSSITHENVPFFG is encoded by the exons ATGTCCACTGCAAG TGACTGGCAGCAAGACCATGAGGTAGGGAAGAAGATTAAGAGTGAGTCGGCGGCGGAGGCGGACCGGATGATGGCGGCGGCACGGAGGAGTAGCAGCCTGCCTGCAGCAGGCGCAGGACCAGGATCGACACCGTCGTTCAACACGATGACCCCATGTGCCGCATGTAAGCTGCTCCGGCGGCGGTGCGCGCAGGAGTGCCCCTTCTCGCCTTTCTTCTCGCCGCTAGAGCCGCACAAGTTCGCCTCCGTTCACAAGGTCTTCGGCGCGAGCAACGTCTCCAAGATGCTCCTG GAGGTGCACGAGAGCCAGCGCGGCGACGCGGCCAACAGCCTGGTGTACGAGGCGAACCTGCGGCTCCGCGATCCCGTCTACGGCTGCATGGGCGCCATCCTCACCCTGCAGCAGCAGGTGCACGCCCTGGAGGCCGAGCTCGCCGCCGTCCGCGCCCAGATCCTCAAGCACAGGTACCGCCCTGCCGCCGCCGCGGCGGCGTCCGCGGTGCCCAACGTGCCCCCGTCCTCGCACGCCTCACAGCTCCTCGCCGCCGGAGGCCACCGGCCGGCTGGGTCGCTGGGGCTGGCAGCGCCGGCGGTGGGGCCTGTGGCTTCCGCGTCGTCGTCAACCACGGTGTACGCCGCGGCGTCGAGCTCCACGGACTACAGCTCCATCACGCATGAGAATGTTCCGTTTTTTGGTTGA